The genome window GCAAGTTTTAAAGAAAAGACAACTATAAGTTTTAAAGATAAATTTAGAGCTCTTGATATGCTTATAGTTGATGATATACAATTTTTTGAGAAATTTTTTGGTAAAGGTGATGATATTATTCAAAAAGAATTTTTTGATGTGTTTAATATACTTTATCAAAAAAATAAGCCTTTAGTTTTTATATCTGATAGAAGTCCTGATGAAATAAAAAATGTTGATGAAAGATTAACATCAAGATTAAAATCAGGAACATCAAGTGAGTTAAAACTTCCAGATAAATCTGTAAGAATAGCGACTATTAAAGAAGAGGCTCAAAAAGAAAATTTAGATTTAACTCTTGATTTAATAACATATATAGCGGATGAACTTGAAACAAACTTTAGAGAAATTCTAGGTTTTATGAAAAACATATCAGCAAGAGTTAGTTTAATACCAGGAACAGTTTTAAATAAAGAATTAATAGATTTAGAATTAAACAAGAGAATTAAAAAGAAAAAAGATAAGATAACATCAGATAAAATTATAGAAATAGTTTGTGAATATTATGAGATATCTAAAGAAGAAGTAATTGGTAAAGGTAGAACTAAAAAAACAGTTATGGCAAGAGATTCAGCTAGATACTTATTATCTACACATCTAGATATTAATTTAGGAGAAATAGGAAGAATATTTAATACAGACCATTCAACTATAGTTAAAGCTATAAAGAAAATAGAGCAATTAGACCCTAAAGATGAACTAAAAGAAGATATTAAAAAATTAACTAAAAAAATTCAGGTTAATTAGTCTGGAGTATGTGATGAATGAAAAAGATCAAAAAAATTTATTTGATTTAATTGCAGGATTAAAAAGTGCAGAAATAGAAAATAATGAAGTACAAAAGGAATTTTGTGGTGCACTTTTACAAAAATATATAGATGAAGGAATAGATGTATATAATTTAGTACCTAGATCAGAAATAGAAGATAGTATTAATGAAGGTGTAGCACTATTTATTAAAAGAAAGAAAAGAACATATATAAAAAGATGGATATTTTCAATATTTACAGGTATATGCTGTGCTCTTTTTGCTTATTTATACCTTTTATTAAATATATCTCAAGCATTAATGTTTTTCTTAATAGGAACTTTAGGAGACTATATTTTTAAAATTAAACTAAATAAAATTGCCTTTGTTGTTGAGGCAAGAAGAGAATATGTAAGAAAAGTAGATAAAAATTTAGTAAATATTAGAAAAAGTGAAGATGTAACAAAACTATGGAGTTAAAGCAAGTATTATACTTGCTTTTTGTGCTTAAATTAAAGGAGAAAGTATGGTAGAGATAAGGTATCCTAAAACACCAAGATATATAAAAGGAGGATTTGATCCCAATGTATGGATCAGTTCTAATTTTAAAAAAGAAGAAGGTATTAAAAGAGGCTTAGATAAAATAAATCATACGGATATAGTTTCTAAAATGCGTTCAGAAATGTGGTATCCTAATAGAGATATAACTAAAAAAAATATATATTTGATAGAAGAATATATAGAGTCTGTAAGATGTATTAAATATGTAAATGAAATATATGATGATAAAAATGTAATAGTATTTTTCCATGGTGGAGGATATTATGGAGGATCTACTGAAACTATATCAAATACATGTAAATATATAGCTGAACAGACTTTATCAACAGTAATATCTGTAGATTATTCATTATCACCTGAATATCCTTATCCTATAGCATTAAATGAAGGATATGATATAATAAAAAATCTAGAATCCAAATATCAAAATATATATTTAGGTGGTGATAGTGCAGGAGGAGGTCT of Pseudostreptobacillus hongkongensis contains these proteins:
- a CDS encoding alpha/beta hydrolase fold domain-containing protein; this encodes MVEIRYPKTPRYIKGGFDPNVWISSNFKKEEGIKRGLDKINHTDIVSKMRSEMWYPNRDITKKNIYLIEEYIESVRCIKYVNEIYDDKNVIVFFHGGGYYGGSTETISNTCKYIAEQTLSTVISVDYSLSPEYPYPIALNEGYDIIKNLESKYQNIYLGGDSAGGGLACSVLIKDLEEKSNIVKGLIMYYPVLLIDLKYNMREDFKWDIKEYNIDDNIKESSSLKSESSGLKYAMPFIRQLYVKGDDPADKYISQINIEDDILKHFPKTLIFTVEFDYLRLEAEYFYKRLQNVNVKSKCIRYAGEIHAFIDKTGYNDNILDSVKEIEVFLND
- a CDS encoding DnaA ATPase domain-containing protein, with the protein product MLLEPAKLWDGIKKELISNDIKLSQDIETEVRAVSFEEDEDTKIKILYIEIDSKSTYQELDYIKETIEKITNDKYADILGEIKLDYIKRFSEKELSIYDDIEKKEKFITNLNDIYRLDNYIVGDNNNMAYNIALTILNGETKYSPLLIYGDVGLGKTHLAQAIGNEYLKRNKDFKILYIASTEFANELLASFKEKTTISFKDKFRALDMLIVDDIQFFEKFFGKGDDIIQKEFFDVFNILYQKNKPLVFISDRSPDEIKNVDERLTSRLKSGTSSELKLPDKSVRIATIKEEAQKENLDLTLDLITYIADELETNFREILGFMKNISARVSLIPGTVLNKELIDLELNKRIKKKKDKITSDKIIEIVCEYYEISKEEVIGKGRTKKTVMARDSARYLLSTHLDINLGEIGRIFNTDHSTIVKAIKKIEQLDPKDELKEDIKKLTKKIQVN